Proteins from a single region of Microbacterium sp. zg-Y818:
- the cofD gene encoding 2-phospho-L-lactate transferase, translating to MTSSPRVVVLAGGVGGSKFTLGVREALARRGAPEATVVVNTGDDLWLSGVRLQPDVDSILYALAGVNDTERGWGRAGDTERVNRELQQWDAGWPWFTLGDLDLGTHLARTGWLREGLTPTQVVERLSRRWPLGVRMLPMTDTEVDTHVRVSGGDAMHFQEWWTRHRAQLAPLGFDNPGIRSARPAPGVVQAIADADVVLLAPSNPVVSIGPILAVPGIREALADTAARVVGVSPIIGGSVVRGMADVCLTAIGVATSAAAVAGLYGARRDGGVLDAWLIAQEDAPLAAEVDAQGVRAVVTPLWMRDVAASAAMADAALAAAEATAR from the coding sequence GTGACATCCTCTCCTCGCGTCGTCGTGCTCGCCGGTGGAGTCGGCGGCTCGAAGTTCACCCTCGGCGTCCGTGAGGCGCTCGCCCGCCGCGGCGCCCCCGAGGCGACGGTCGTCGTCAACACCGGCGACGACCTGTGGCTCTCGGGTGTGCGGCTGCAACCCGACGTCGACTCGATCCTCTACGCGCTCGCCGGGGTCAACGACACCGAGCGGGGATGGGGCCGCGCCGGCGACACCGAGCGAGTCAACCGCGAACTGCAGCAGTGGGATGCCGGGTGGCCATGGTTCACCCTCGGCGACCTCGACCTCGGCACCCACCTCGCGCGCACCGGGTGGCTGCGCGAAGGGCTCACCCCGACACAGGTCGTCGAGCGGCTCTCGCGCCGGTGGCCGCTCGGCGTGCGGATGCTGCCGATGACCGACACCGAGGTCGACACCCACGTTCGAGTGTCCGGCGGCGACGCGATGCACTTCCAGGAGTGGTGGACGCGCCACCGTGCGCAGCTCGCCCCGCTCGGCTTCGACAACCCCGGCATCCGATCGGCGCGTCCCGCGCCCGGCGTCGTCCAGGCGATCGCGGATGCCGACGTCGTGCTGCTCGCACCGTCGAACCCCGTCGTGTCGATCGGCCCGATCCTCGCCGTGCCCGGGATCCGCGAAGCGCTGGCGGACACGGCCGCCCGGGTGGTCGGGGTGTCGCCGATCATCGGCGGGTCCGTCGTGCGGGGGATGGCCGATGTCTGCCTCACGGCGATCGGCGTGGCGACGTCCGCCGCTGCGGTGGCGGGGCTCTACGGCGCCCGCCGCGACGGCGGCGTGCTGGATGCCTGGCTGATCGCACAGGAGGACGCTCCCCTCGCCGCCGAGGTCGATGCGCAGGGCGTGCGCGCGGTCGTCACCCCGCTGTGGATGCGCGATGTCGCGGCATCCGCTGCGATGGCCGACGCCGCGCTGGCCGCGGCCGAGGCCACCGCTCGCTGA
- a CDS encoding uroporphyrinogen-III synthase codes for MNTTPWPPPHAKPLTGWRVLVPRGGPWGDGVAATLRSQGATPVIAPLINFAPSTDEATLEKALADLAAGVFDWLTVTSATTVDVLYAYRARIPVNTKVAAVGETTAAALSAVGYKVDLVPEVDNSAAGMADQLIALESEPRDILTLRSEIAKPVLTERLSEGGHRVRSVVAYRTVGVPVTEKIAQDVASGRINAILVTSGSVAQQVREQFPAIPPATVLAAIGPRTAEDARLLGLPVDTVAAEQTVAALIGAVAELALPHSADETVP; via the coding sequence ATGAACACAACCCCCTGGCCACCGCCGCACGCCAAGCCGCTCACCGGCTGGCGTGTGCTCGTGCCGCGCGGGGGACCCTGGGGGGATGGCGTCGCGGCCACCCTTCGTTCGCAGGGCGCGACTCCCGTCATCGCACCGCTCATCAACTTCGCGCCGTCCACCGATGAGGCGACGCTCGAGAAGGCGCTGGCCGATCTGGCCGCGGGCGTCTTCGACTGGCTGACCGTCACGAGCGCGACCACGGTCGACGTGCTCTATGCCTATCGCGCGCGGATCCCGGTCAACACCAAGGTCGCCGCGGTCGGCGAGACCACCGCTGCCGCCCTGAGCGCCGTCGGGTACAAGGTCGACCTCGTGCCGGAGGTCGACAACTCCGCCGCAGGGATGGCCGATCAGCTGATCGCCCTCGAGAGCGAGCCCCGCGACATCCTGACCCTGCGCAGCGAGATCGCGAAGCCCGTGCTGACCGAACGGCTCAGCGAGGGCGGCCACCGGGTGCGCAGCGTCGTGGCCTACCGCACCGTCGGCGTACCCGTGACGGAGAAGATCGCGCAGGACGTCGCGAGCGGCCGCATCAACGCCATCCTCGTCACCAGCGGCTCGGTGGCGCAGCAAGTGCGGGAGCAGTTTCCCGCGATCCCGCCGGCGACCGTGCTCGCCGCGATCGGACCGCGTACCGCCGAGGACGCCCGCCTTCTGGGCCTTCCCGTCGACACAGTGGCCGCCGAGCAGACCGTGGCGGCCCTCATCGGTGCGGTGGCGGAACTGGCGTTGCCGCACTCAGCCGACGAGACGGTGCCGTGA
- the hemL gene encoding glutamate-1-semialdehyde 2,1-aminomutase, producing MTDRNDELFAHAREVIPGGVNSPVRAYGSVGGTPRFVSSARGAYITDAAGREYVDLVASWGPALLGHAHPEVVEAVQQAASRGLSFGAPTGAEVELADMIAARVSSGERRPVERVRLVSTGTEATMTAIRLARGYTGRDLLIKFAGHYHGHSDGLLAAAGSGVATLALPGSAGVPAPIAAQTLVLPYNDVAAVEEAFTVHGDRIAAIIVEAAAANMGVVPPLPGFNAALADIAHRNGALLILDEVLTGFRVHPAGYWGLQQDAGEQYTPDLFTFGKVVGGGMPLAALGGRADVMEMLAPVGPVYQAGTLSGNPLSVAAGIATLRLATPEVYARVDAAASVVADALNAALTAEGVVHAVPRAGSLFGLAMLPEAPRSYAEALEQQAARYTPFFHAMLDAGVSLPPSVYEAWFLTAAHDDAALARIVDTLPGAARAAAGAAA from the coding sequence ATGACTGACCGCAACGACGAACTGTTCGCACACGCGCGCGAGGTGATCCCCGGGGGCGTGAACTCCCCGGTGCGCGCCTACGGCTCGGTCGGTGGAACGCCGCGCTTCGTGTCGTCGGCGCGCGGTGCGTACATCACCGACGCCGCCGGCCGTGAGTACGTCGACCTCGTCGCGTCGTGGGGGCCTGCCCTCCTCGGCCACGCGCATCCCGAGGTCGTCGAGGCCGTGCAGCAGGCGGCATCCCGCGGCCTGTCCTTCGGGGCGCCCACCGGCGCCGAGGTGGAGCTGGCGGACATGATCGCCGCTCGGGTGTCTTCCGGCGAGCGTCGTCCCGTCGAGCGCGTCCGGCTGGTGTCGACCGGCACCGAGGCGACGATGACCGCGATCCGGCTGGCCCGGGGCTACACCGGGCGGGACCTGCTGATCAAGTTCGCCGGGCACTATCACGGGCACTCCGACGGGCTGCTCGCCGCGGCCGGCTCCGGGGTCGCCACCCTCGCCCTGCCCGGTTCGGCGGGGGTGCCGGCGCCCATCGCGGCGCAGACGCTCGTGCTGCCGTACAACGACGTGGCCGCCGTCGAAGAGGCCTTCACCGTGCACGGCGACCGCATCGCCGCGATCATCGTCGAGGCGGCCGCCGCGAACATGGGGGTCGTCCCGCCGCTGCCGGGGTTCAACGCGGCGCTCGCCGACATCGCGCATCGAAACGGTGCGCTGCTCATCCTCGACGAGGTGCTCACGGGGTTCCGCGTGCACCCGGCCGGGTACTGGGGTCTGCAGCAGGATGCCGGCGAGCAGTACACCCCCGACCTCTTCACCTTCGGCAAGGTCGTCGGAGGTGGCATGCCGCTGGCGGCGCTCGGCGGCCGCGCCGACGTGATGGAGATGCTCGCGCCCGTCGGGCCGGTGTACCAGGCGGGCACGCTCTCGGGCAATCCGCTCTCGGTCGCCGCGGGCATCGCGACGCTGCGCCTGGCGACCCCCGAGGTGTACGCGCGGGTGGATGCCGCGGCATCGGTCGTGGCCGACGCCCTCAACGCCGCGCTGACGGCCGAAGGCGTGGTGCACGCCGTGCCGCGGGCCGGGTCGCTCTTCGGCCTGGCGATGCTGCCCGAGGCGCCGCGCTCGTACGCAGAAGCGCTCGAGCAGCAGGCGGCGCGGTACACCCCGTTCTTCCACGCGATGCTCGACGCCGGGGTGTCTCTGCCCCCCAGTGTCTACGAGGCCTGGTTCCTCACCGCCGCGCACGACGACGCCGCGCTCGCGCGGATCGTCGATACGCTTCCCGGTGCGGCGCGCGCCGCGGCCGGCGCGGCGGCGTAG
- a CDS encoding phage holin family protein: protein MTTPRGFRDRSDDSLLTLIGELPELVRNLVMAEFNAAKTWAKKTGKDAGIGGLWVVAALFVLFWSIPVLGAFIIIGLSSWWPAWLSALVVFIVMIVITAVLVLLGILRFRKLSRRDNPGQAISTDAKIVKDAVNDY, encoded by the coding sequence ATGACCACACCTCGCGGATTCCGCGATCGCAGCGACGACAGCCTGCTGACGCTGATCGGCGAGCTGCCTGAGCTCGTGCGCAACCTCGTCATGGCCGAGTTCAACGCGGCGAAGACGTGGGCGAAGAAGACGGGCAAGGATGCCGGCATCGGCGGCCTCTGGGTCGTCGCGGCGCTGTTCGTGCTGTTCTGGTCGATACCGGTGCTGGGCGCGTTCATCATCATCGGACTGTCTTCCTGGTGGCCGGCATGGCTGTCGGCGCTCGTGGTCTTCATCGTGATGATCGTGATCACCGCCGTGCTGGTGCTGCTCGGCATCCTGCGATTCCGCAAGCTCTCGCGCCGGGACAACCCCGGCCAGGCGATCTCCACCGACGCCAAGATCGTGAAGGACGCTGTCAATGACTATTGA
- the hemB gene encoding porphobilinogen synthase produces the protein MSFPDHRPRRLRQSPAVRRLVRETHVVPAQLVLPAFIREGLAEPVAIGSMPGVMQHSLDSLRRAATEAAAAGVGGIMLFGVPTVRDAVGSGADDPRGVLNVATEALVAEVGDALVVQTDLCLDEFTDHGHCGVLRADGVVDNDATLERYAAMALAQARAGSQLLGLSGMMDGQVAHIRAALEAEGFTDTLILAYAAKYAGAFYGPFREAVDSQLQGDRRTYQLDPGNGREGVREAVTDVDEGADIVMVKPALPYLDVLAAVRAAVDVPVWAYQVSGEYAMVEAAAANGWIDRRGAITESLTAIRRAGADTILTYWAVEAAGWLRDGL, from the coding sequence GTGAGCTTTCCCGACCACCGCCCGCGTCGGCTGCGCCAGTCGCCGGCGGTCCGCCGCCTTGTGCGCGAGACGCACGTCGTCCCCGCCCAGCTCGTCCTCCCCGCGTTCATCCGGGAGGGGCTGGCCGAACCCGTCGCCATCGGCTCGATGCCGGGCGTCATGCAGCACTCGCTCGACTCGCTGCGGCGTGCCGCGACCGAGGCCGCAGCAGCCGGGGTCGGCGGAATCATGCTCTTCGGCGTGCCGACCGTGCGCGACGCCGTCGGTTCCGGTGCCGATGACCCCCGCGGCGTACTGAACGTCGCCACCGAGGCCCTGGTCGCCGAAGTCGGCGATGCGCTGGTCGTGCAGACCGACCTGTGCCTGGACGAATTCACCGACCACGGCCACTGCGGCGTGCTGCGCGCCGACGGGGTCGTCGACAACGACGCGACCCTCGAGCGGTATGCCGCCATGGCTCTCGCCCAGGCGCGGGCCGGCTCGCAGCTGCTGGGCCTGTCGGGGATGATGGACGGCCAGGTCGCCCACATCCGCGCGGCGCTCGAGGCCGAGGGCTTCACCGACACCCTGATCCTGGCGTACGCCGCCAAGTACGCCGGCGCCTTCTACGGGCCCTTCCGCGAGGCGGTGGACTCGCAGCTGCAGGGCGACCGCCGCACGTACCAGCTCGACCCCGGCAACGGCCGCGAGGGTGTGCGCGAAGCCGTCACCGACGTCGATGAGGGTGCCGACATCGTCATGGTCAAACCCGCCCTGCCCTACCTCGACGTGCTGGCCGCCGTGCGCGCCGCCGTCGACGTGCCGGTGTGGGCGTACCAGGTGTCGGGCGAGTACGCGATGGTCGAGGCCGCCGCCGCGAACGGGTGGATCGACCGCCGCGGAGCGATCACCGAGTCGCTCACGGCCATCCGCCGCGCCGGGGCGGACACCATCTTGACCTATTGGGCCGTCGAGGCCGCCGGCTGGCTGCGCGACGGTCTGTGA
- the hemC gene encoding hydroxymethylbilane synthase, which produces MTRPFRLGTRRSALAMAQSQQVADALAAAAGRPVELVPIVSEGDVSRASLSQIGGTGVFATRLREALVAGECDLLVHSLKDLPTTQPDGLVIAAIPQREDARDVVVTRDGTPLHLMAAGARVGTGSPRRRAQVVRRNPRVELHDLRGNVDSRLQRVRDGQLDAVILAAAGLSRIGLDLGDLHLEPLGLAAWPTAPGQGALAIETLADGPDDLRAAVALLDHLDTRLAVTAERTVLSVLEAGCHAPLGVHAELSGDDLRIDANVYALDGSRRIGLDSAAAFPREYGRTTGSGDGADAAEDATPIAYAVRAGSDVARRLLDRGAAELVPRESTP; this is translated from the coding sequence ATGACGCGCCCGTTCCGCCTCGGCACCCGCCGCAGCGCCTTGGCCATGGCGCAGTCGCAGCAGGTCGCCGATGCCCTCGCGGCGGCTGCCGGCCGACCGGTCGAGCTCGTGCCGATCGTCTCCGAGGGCGACGTGTCGCGTGCTTCGCTGTCGCAGATCGGCGGCACGGGGGTCTTCGCGACCCGGCTGCGTGAAGCGCTCGTCGCGGGGGAGTGCGACCTGCTGGTCCATTCGCTGAAGGACCTGCCGACCACCCAGCCCGACGGGCTCGTCATCGCCGCGATCCCGCAGCGCGAAGACGCCCGGGACGTCGTGGTCACCCGCGACGGCACGCCACTGCACCTGATGGCCGCCGGCGCGCGCGTGGGCACCGGTTCACCGCGCCGCCGCGCGCAGGTGGTGCGGCGCAACCCCCGCGTCGAGCTGCACGACCTGCGCGGCAACGTCGACTCCCGCCTGCAGCGGGTGCGTGACGGACAGCTGGATGCCGTCATCCTCGCCGCCGCCGGTCTGTCGCGGATCGGTCTGGACCTCGGCGACCTGCACCTCGAGCCCTTGGGGCTCGCGGCGTGGCCGACCGCACCGGGCCAAGGTGCCCTCGCGATCGAGACGCTGGCCGACGGCCCCGACGACCTGCGGGCAGCCGTCGCCCTCCTCGACCACCTCGACACGCGCCTGGCCGTGACGGCCGAACGCACGGTGCTGTCGGTGCTCGAGGCCGGATGCCACGCCCCCTTGGGTGTGCACGCCGAGCTCTCAGGTGACGACCTGCGCATCGATGCGAACGTGTACGCGCTGGACGGAAGTCGCCGAATCGGCCTGGACAGCGCCGCCGCCTTCCCGCGGGAGTATGGTAGGACGACAGGCAGCGGCGATGGTGCGGATGCTGCCGAGGACGCGACCCCGATCGCGTACGCCGTACGCGCCGGGTCCGACGTTGCTCGTCGCCTGCTCGACAGAGGGGCAGCCGAACTGGTACCACGAGAGTCGACCCCATGA
- a CDS encoding glutamyl-tRNA reductase, which produces MLLCVTASHKTASFELLERLSVHTDRVAPIIAAHDECVQGAVVVATCNRFEAYVEMDEPVTAAGAVAVEATLLAIESAMGVSPAELEGSYEVVVGDDVARHLFAVASGLESVVVGEGEIAGQVRRALREAREQRTTSTELERLFQRASETQRGIKNATAIGRAGRSLVRLSLELAGSRVTDWAALRVVMVGTGSYAAATVAALRDRGAADISVASPSGREAAFAARHALRPVPAASFAAAVATADLVITCTSSEHPVLSAATFAEGAAAVDAASVPARRLVIDLGLPRNVDHDVAEVPGTDLLDLETIRLHAPLEELQATDDARRLVADAAARFVATGERRSVAPAVVALRAHVASVLETEIARARSRGDDGATEQALRHLAGVLMHTPTVRAHELAEQGRADDVFAAVSALFGLEADEPAPLVAPVDVASAG; this is translated from the coding sequence GTGCTGCTGTGTGTCACCGCGAGTCATAAGACCGCCTCGTTCGAATTGCTCGAGCGTCTCAGTGTGCACACCGACCGCGTCGCCCCGATCATCGCCGCGCACGACGAGTGCGTGCAGGGCGCCGTCGTGGTCGCGACGTGCAACCGCTTCGAGGCGTACGTCGAGATGGACGAGCCGGTGACCGCCGCCGGTGCCGTGGCCGTCGAGGCGACCCTGCTGGCCATCGAGTCCGCCATGGGCGTGTCCCCCGCCGAGCTCGAGGGATCGTACGAGGTCGTCGTCGGCGACGATGTCGCCCGGCACCTCTTCGCAGTGGCATCCGGGCTGGAGTCGGTCGTCGTCGGCGAGGGCGAGATCGCCGGCCAGGTGCGCCGCGCCCTCCGCGAAGCGCGTGAGCAGCGCACCACATCGACCGAGCTCGAGCGCCTCTTCCAGCGCGCCAGCGAGACCCAGCGGGGCATCAAGAACGCCACGGCGATCGGCCGCGCCGGCCGCTCGCTGGTGCGCCTGTCGCTGGAGCTCGCCGGCAGCCGCGTCACCGACTGGGCCGCCCTGCGGGTCGTGATGGTCGGCACCGGGTCCTACGCCGCTGCCACCGTCGCCGCCCTGCGCGACCGCGGTGCCGCCGACATCTCGGTCGCCTCGCCCTCCGGGCGCGAAGCCGCCTTCGCTGCCCGCCACGCGCTGCGGCCGGTGCCCGCGGCATCGTTCGCCGCCGCGGTGGCCACGGCGGACCTCGTCATCACCTGCACCAGCTCCGAGCACCCGGTGCTGTCGGCGGCGACGTTCGCCGAGGGTGCCGCGGCCGTCGACGCCGCCTCGGTCCCGGCCCGGCGCCTGGTCATCGACCTCGGGCTGCCGCGCAACGTCGACCACGACGTCGCCGAGGTCCCCGGTACCGACCTGCTCGACCTCGAGACCATCCGCCTGCACGCCCCGCTCGAAGAGCTGCAGGCCACCGACGACGCCCGCCGCCTCGTCGCCGACGCCGCCGCGCGCTTCGTCGCCACCGGCGAGCGCCGCAGCGTCGCCCCCGCCGTCGTGGCGCTGCGCGCCCACGTCGCGTCGGTGCTCGAGACCGAGATCGCCCGTGCCCGCAGCCGCGGCGACGACGGCGCCACCGAGCAGGCGCTGCGCCACCTCGCCGGCGTGCTGATGCACACCCCCACGGTGCGCGCTCACGAGCTCGCCGAGCAGGGTCGCGCCGATGACGTGTTCGCCGCTGTGTCGGCGCTGTTCGGGCTCGAGGCCGACGAGCCGGCGCCGCTCGTCGCCCCTGTCGACGTGGCATCCGCAGGCTGA
- the hemE gene encoding uroporphyrinogen decarboxylase translates to MATAPLLRALHGDRPERPPVWFMRQAGRSLPEYRDLRVGTRMLDACLDPALAAEITLQPVRRHRVDAAVFFSDIVVPLLLAGIDVEIQPGRGPVFAEPVRTAADVARVTAIEPAAVVAASGPIAEAIGIVTAELGEVPVIGFAGAPFTLAAYLVEGGPSKEHLRARGMMHADPEAWHRLAGWLAEVSRAFLGVQTDAGASAVQLFDSWAGSLSAADYREFVAPHSLAALEGVTVPRIHFGVGTAHLLPDMLLGGRADAVGVDWRTPLDEAARIVGPDVTLQGNIDPALLAAPWPVLSAHVRDVIARGGAARAHILNLGHGVPPEADPTVLTRIVALAHGEDA, encoded by the coding sequence ATGGCCACCGCCCCCCTCTTGCGTGCGTTGCACGGCGACCGCCCGGAACGCCCTCCCGTCTGGTTCATGCGTCAAGCCGGACGCTCCCTCCCCGAGTACCGCGATCTGCGGGTGGGTACCCGCATGCTCGACGCGTGCCTCGACCCCGCGCTCGCGGCGGAGATCACGCTGCAGCCGGTGCGCCGGCACCGCGTGGATGCCGCGGTCTTCTTCAGTGACATCGTGGTGCCGCTGCTGCTGGCGGGCATCGACGTGGAGATCCAGCCCGGCCGGGGTCCCGTCTTCGCCGAGCCGGTGCGCACCGCCGCCGACGTCGCTCGCGTGACGGCGATCGAGCCGGCCGCGGTGGTCGCGGCATCCGGTCCCATCGCCGAGGCCATCGGCATCGTCACCGCCGAGCTGGGCGAGGTGCCCGTGATCGGCTTCGCCGGCGCGCCCTTCACCCTCGCCGCCTACCTCGTCGAGGGCGGCCCGTCGAAGGAGCACCTGCGCGCGCGCGGCATGATGCACGCCGATCCCGAGGCCTGGCACCGCCTGGCAGGGTGGCTCGCCGAGGTCTCGCGGGCCTTCCTGGGCGTGCAGACGGATGCCGGAGCGTCGGCAGTGCAGCTGTTCGACTCGTGGGCGGGGTCGCTGTCGGCGGCTGACTACCGCGAGTTCGTCGCGCCGCACTCCCTCGCCGCACTCGAGGGGGTCACCGTGCCCCGCATCCACTTCGGCGTCGGCACCGCCCACCTGCTTCCGGACATGCTCCTGGGCGGGCGAGCCGACGCGGTGGGCGTTGACTGGCGGACGCCGCTGGACGAGGCCGCACGCATCGTCGGGCCCGACGTCACGCTGCAGGGGAACATCGATCCCGCGCTGCTGGCGGCGCCCTGGCCGGTGCTGTCGGCGCACGTCCGCGACGTCATCGCCCGCGGCGGCGCCGCCCGTGCGCACATCCTCAACCTCGGGCACGGCGTGCCGCCCGAGGCCGATCCCACGGTGCTGACCCGCATCGTCGCCCTCGCCCACGGGGAGGACGCATGA
- the hemQ gene encoding hydrogen peroxide-dependent heme synthase codes for MSDTAYTLWSVLRRDPSRPVTDTDPAELERVVADLADAGTTVRGFYDVSGLRADADVMIWMHGPTAEGLQRDLRALRRTALLAPLLPTWSAMGVHRDAEFNRAHVPGFLRGIAAKQWLTVYPFVRSYEWYLLPDEERRAMLADHGRKGAAFTGVVANTVASFALGDWEWLLPMEADELTDLVDMMRELRYTEARRHVREEVPFFTGRLVTPADLAEVLR; via the coding sequence ATGTCCGACACCGCTTACACCCTCTGGTCCGTGCTGCGCCGCGACCCCTCGCGCCCCGTCACCGACACCGATCCCGCCGAGCTGGAGCGCGTCGTGGCCGATCTGGCCGACGCCGGCACCACCGTGCGCGGGTTCTATGACGTCAGCGGTCTGCGCGCCGACGCGGACGTGATGATCTGGATGCACGGGCCCACTGCCGAGGGCCTGCAGCGGGACCTCAGGGCGCTGCGGCGCACCGCCCTGCTCGCACCGCTGCTGCCCACGTGGAGCGCCATGGGCGTGCACCGCGACGCCGAGTTCAACCGCGCCCACGTGCCGGGCTTCCTCCGCGGCATCGCTGCCAAGCAGTGGCTCACCGTCTACCCGTTCGTGCGCAGCTACGAGTGGTACCTGCTGCCCGACGAGGAGCGTCGCGCCATGCTCGCCGACCACGGCCGCAAGGGCGCGGCGTTCACCGGCGTGGTCGCCAACACGGTGGCATCCTTCGCCCTGGGCGACTGGGAGTGGCTGCTGCCCATGGAGGCCGACGAGCTGACGGACCTCGTCGACATGATGCGGGAGCTTCGCTACACCGAGGCGCGCCGTCACGTGCGCGAGGAGGTGCCGTTCTTCACCGGCCGCCTCGTCACCCCGGCCGACCTCGCCGAGGTGCTGCGATGA
- a CDS encoding FAD-dependent oxidoreductase, which translates to MSDAVDLVAQARDTRIIVVGGGVAGLVAALECAKVGMQVTVLEASDRLGGVVRSADVDGVTVDVGAESFATRGGTVAALVTELGLQHAVVAPGAAGAWVAGLPGGAAAPLPAGGILGIPANPFSDDVRRVIGWRGAWRAYLDRLRPPLTIGHERSLGALVRRRMGTAVLERLVAPVTTGVYSARPDDIDVDLAAPGLNNALTRTGSLSGAVAQLRGGRAVVPGQAVQGLAGGMTRLVDALVERLTELGVELRVGTAAREIVREGDGWAVVVDAAPAVADTSTEAPAGDGSTPAPVDRIPAHTVIVATPEAQARHLLAPVSSLDPGSVTAPVVEIVTLVVDAPELDAAPRGTGVLTVPGSHTAKALTHATAKWQWLREATPHHILRVSFGAQGEAPATEALDDDAAAALALSEAAALLGVPLQPSQLRASHRERYVQSQPAAVIGRASVAAAGREAVHAVPGLAVVGAWLSGTGLAQVVPDAIAEAERVRREALWGGAAGVD; encoded by the coding sequence ATGAGCGACGCCGTAGACCTCGTCGCGCAGGCGCGCGACACCCGCATCATCGTGGTCGGCGGCGGTGTCGCGGGCCTGGTCGCGGCGCTCGAATGCGCGAAAGTCGGCATGCAGGTGACGGTGCTCGAAGCGTCGGACCGCCTCGGCGGCGTCGTCCGCTCCGCCGACGTCGACGGGGTGACCGTCGACGTCGGCGCCGAGAGCTTCGCCACGCGCGGGGGCACGGTCGCGGCGCTGGTGACCGAACTGGGGCTGCAGCACGCCGTGGTCGCGCCGGGCGCGGCCGGCGCCTGGGTGGCCGGCCTTCCGGGCGGGGCCGCGGCGCCGCTGCCCGCCGGCGGGATCCTCGGGATCCCCGCCAACCCGTTCTCGGACGACGTTCGGCGCGTCATCGGCTGGCGCGGCGCGTGGCGGGCCTACCTCGATCGCCTGCGCCCCCCACTGACGATCGGCCACGAGCGCAGCCTCGGCGCCCTCGTGCGCCGCCGCATGGGCACGGCCGTGCTCGAGCGGCTCGTTGCCCCCGTGACCACCGGCGTGTACTCCGCACGCCCCGACGACATCGACGTCGACCTCGCCGCCCCGGGCCTCAACAACGCCCTCACCCGCACCGGTTCGCTGTCGGGCGCCGTCGCGCAGCTGCGTGGCGGCCGCGCCGTCGTGCCCGGCCAGGCGGTGCAGGGACTCGCCGGCGGCATGACCCGCCTCGTGGATGCGCTCGTCGAGCGGCTGACCGAACTGGGCGTGGAGCTGCGCGTCGGCACGGCGGCCAGGGAGATCGTCCGCGAGGGCGACGGGTGGGCCGTCGTGGTCGACGCCGCGCCGGCTGTCGCCGACACCTCCACCGAAGCGCCGGCCGGCGACGGCTCGACCCCCGCACCGGTCGACAGGATCCCCGCGCACACCGTGATCGTCGCCACCCCCGAAGCGCAGGCGCGCCATCTGCTCGCCCCGGTGTCCAGCCTCGACCCGGGGAGCGTGACGGCGCCGGTGGTCGAGATCGTGACGCTCGTCGTCGATGCGCCGGAACTGGATGCCGCGCCCCGCGGCACCGGCGTGCTCACCGTCCCCGGCTCCCACACCGCCAAGGCGCTGACGCACGCCACGGCGAAGTGGCAGTGGCTGCGTGAGGCGACGCCGCATCACATCCTGCGCGTGTCGTTCGGCGCTCAGGGCGAGGCTCCCGCGACGGAAGCCCTCGACGACGACGCGGCCGCGGCCCTTGCCCTGTCCGAGGCCGCCGCGCTGCTGGGTGTGCCGCTGCAGCCATCGCAGCTGCGCGCTTCGCACCGCGAGCGCTACGTGCAGTCGCAGCCGGCCGCCGTGATCGGTCGCGCGTCGGTGGCCGCCGCCGGACGCGAGGCCGTGCACGCCGTGCCGGGCCTCGCGGTCGTCGGCGCCTGGCTGTCGGGCACGGGGCTGGCGCAGGTCGTTCCCGACGCGATCGCCGAAGCGGAGCGCGTGCGGCGCGAAGCGCTCTGGGGCGGCGCGGCCGGCGTCGACTAA